One part of the Oncorhynchus kisutch isolate 150728-3 linkage group LG22, Okis_V2, whole genome shotgun sequence genome encodes these proteins:
- the cyb5r2 gene encoding NADH-cytochrome b5 reductase 2 — translation MLQLIHSITADPADDTKCSLIFANQTKDILLREELEKVLKSHSEQLNLWFTIDRPPQDWKYSSGFVNADMMKEMKEHLPLVSNDVLIVMCGPLPMTLHPPQPLHSGLQDREHIHILITPRPPTRHRYIKTHQDI, via the exons ATGCTGCAGCTGATTCACAGTATTACAGCAGACCCTGCAGATGACACCAAGTGCTCCCTCATATTTGCTAACCAG ACTAAGGATATTCTACTGCGGGAGGAACTAGAGAAGGTGCTGAAGAGTCACTCTGAACAACTCAATTTGTGGTTCACTATTGACAGACCTCCACAGG ACTGGAAGTACAGCTCAGGGTTTGTGAACGCTGATATGATGAAAGAGATGAAAGAGCACCTTCCCCTGGTGTCCAACGATGTGCTCATTGTCATGTGTGGCCCACTCCCCATGACCCTGCATCCGCCCCAACCTCTCCATTCTGGGCTACAAGACAGAGAACACATTCACATACTGATAACTCCCAGGCCTCCAACTAGGCATAGATACATTAAAACGCACCAGGATATTTAA
- the rep15 gene encoding rab15 effector protein: MGKIESKQPAPDIPKKISTWWERLQKKPPAPNMTIPNMNFNFPTLWGRRESKLPDPDIPSIFSTLWRTPNNPNDFVPLFTDCVGIAAARTQEYLLFLDPEDKFQPSPSALNDIFLMTYITQSSHLHMTDSFNCTTMTKQQRILLGADWVWAVLERPTKNPRIQIAVQILHLPERGGGPAEDIPPEVYTESMQMAKMESAHKNKAERMVDFCASIGNDCYALFLLFGRKGDPGNIYGVLSNNFHAAIGKTKINRALIENFFKGSRYLHTPTGMLQAIVTKRDSDPLTLLIKFT, translated from the coding sequence ATGGGGAAGATAGAGAGCAAACAACCAGCCCCGGACATACCCAAGAAAATCTCAACCTGGTGGGAGAGGCTACAGAAGAAGCCACCAGCTCCAAACATGACCATTCCAAACATGAACTTTAACTTCCCAACCCtgtggggaaggagagagagcaagctACCAGACCCAGACATACCCAGTATATTCTCCACTCTGTGGAGAACCCCCAACAACCCCAACGATTTTGTCCCTCTATTCACCGACTGTGTGGGGATAGCTGCAGCTAGGACCCAGGAGTACCTCCTGTTCCTGGACCCAGAGGACAAGTTCCAGCCTAGCCCGTCAGCCCTCAATGATATCTTTCTAATGACCTACATCACCCAGAGCAGCCACCTCCACATGACCGACTCCTTCAACTGCACCACCATGACCAAGCAGCAGCGCATCCTCCTTGGTGCTGACTGGGTGTGGGCTGTGCTGGAGAGGCCCACCAAGAACCCCCGCATCCAGATCGCCGTGCAGATCCTGCACCTGCCCGAGAGGGGGGGAGGGCCAGCCGAGGACATCCCCCCGGAGGTATACACTGAATCCATGCAGATGGCCAAGATGGAGTCTGCTCATAAGAACAAGGCAGAGAGGATGGTAGATTTCTGTGCCTCCATCGGTAATGACTGCTAcgccctctttctcctcttcggCCGCAAGGGCGACCCGGGTAACATCTACGGAGTGCTGAGCAACAACTTTCACGCTGCTATAGGGAAGACTAAGATCAACCGTGCACTCATTGAGAATTTCTTTAAAGGATCCAGGTACTTACACACACCCACTGGAATGCTACAGGCTATTGTCACCAAGAGAGATTCTGACCCTTTAACTTTGCTCATCAAGTTTACCTGA